Genomic DNA from uncultured Desulfuromusa sp.:
CTGTTTGGCAATCAGGTTGGCAGTGGCAATGTTTCCCTGGGCAATATGGTCGTGATAGTTGACGCTCAAACCTTGTGCCGCTAATTCATCTTTAACTCCCTGACGCAAAGCATCGAGAGCGGGGTGTTCAACAATCTGGTTGAAAGAAACCGTATAATCAGCAGCCAGGGATGGTAATGCCGGTAACAATAACAGCAGGCAGACGAATTGCGAGATAAAACGCTTCATATCATGTTCTCCATTGAGACGTTTGATTTTATGGACGATGAAAAGGAGTTTCCAGAATACAAGAGGCGACAATCTAACTCTTGGAACGATCCGAGGTCAAGAATTGACAGGTAAGACTCATTGAATCGAGAAAAAACGTCAATATGTTGATCGTGGTCTGGATTCATGTTTTAGTCTATATTCACATTTTCAATGCGAAAGGCGTAACCCCATGCTCAAAATTACAATCCTCGCCTACGATAATTGTCTGCAGTCGGGAATTGCCGGAATGCTTGATTTATTGACTCTGGCAAATTGGGAACAGAAGCGGCTGTCTCCTGATGGAAAAGCTCTTTTTTGTCAGACGAAAGTTGTTACTTTTGATGGAGAACCTGTTACCAGCTTTAATCGCCAACAGATCACTGCAAACAGCAGTTTGGCCGAGAGTGAAGATATGGATCTTATCATTGTTCCAGGTGTCATGGGGCGGCCAGATCGCCTGTTGGAGCAGAGCGAATTAGTCAAATGGATTGGCGCGCAGCACCAGAATGAAAAAGTTGTTGCCAGCGCTTGTTCCGGCGCTTTTCTTCTTGCAGAGGCGGGGATCTTGAAAAATCGTCAGGCGACAACCCATTGGCAGCTGGCGGATCGTTTCCGGCAACGCTTTCCCAAGACAGATCTGCAAATAAATCGACTTCTTGTCGATGGTGGTGATTACCTTTGTGCTGGTGGTACGGGAGCCCATATCGATCTGGCTCTCTACTTGATTGAAAAATATGGTTCAAAATCCTTAGCCAGAGCCTGTGCCCGGATGATGTTGATTGACACGGACCGCCGGGACCAAGCTCCTTTTATCAGGTTTAAGGGGTGCCGGGAGCATATTGACGAGCCAATTCTCAAAGTTCAGCAATGGCTGGATCGCTATTATCGGGAAAAGATTTCAGTCCGCGTGATGGCCAAGAGGTCAGGGTTGAATGAACGTACCTTCCTGCGCCGCTTCAAAAATGCGACAGGGGAAGCGCCTCTGGAGTATTTGCAAAAAATGCGGATAGAAAAAGCCAAGCAACTTCTGACGGAAACGGGCAAGTCTTTGACCGAAATCACTCAGGCTGTGGGTTATGTTGATCTCAGCTCCTTTCGCCGTTTATTCCGTCAGGTTGTCGGCATTTCACCAACAGCATATCGACAACGATTCAAGGATTAAAATTAACAATGGCCTCCGGTTCTAAAAAAGTTATTTTTGCTGCCCTTGCGGGTAATTCCCTGATCGCAATAACAAAATTTATTGCAGCGACTGTGACCGGAAGCTCAGCCATGTTGTCTGAAGCTATTCACTCTCTGGTTGATACCGGCAACCAGATTCTCCTTCTCTATGGTATGAAAAAAGCGGCAAAACCTGCCGACAAGCGCTGTCCCTTTGGTTACGGCAAGGAGATCTACTTCTGGAGTTTTGTCGTTGCTATTCTGATTTTTGCTTTGGGGGGCGGTATCTCTGTTTACGAAGGGATTCATCACCTTCTCCATCCTCAACCGGCAACGAG
This window encodes:
- a CDS encoding helix-turn-helix domain-containing protein, with product MLKITILAYDNCLQSGIAGMLDLLTLANWEQKRLSPDGKALFCQTKVVTFDGEPVTSFNRQQITANSSLAESEDMDLIIVPGVMGRPDRLLEQSELVKWIGAQHQNEKVVASACSGAFLLAEAGILKNRQATTHWQLADRFRQRFPKTDLQINRLLVDGGDYLCAGGTGAHIDLALYLIEKYGSKSLARACARMMLIDTDRRDQAPFIRFKGCREHIDEPILKVQQWLDRYYREKISVRVMAKRSGLNERTFLRRFKNATGEAPLEYLQKMRIEKAKQLLTETGKSLTEITQAVGYVDLSSFRRLFRQVVGISPTAYRQRFKD